From Alteromonas sp. RKMC-009, one genomic window encodes:
- a CDS encoding glycoside hydrolase family 97 protein, with the protein MNKHYAGILLACFSVNALAALPVTLKSPDGRISVTVDSKDNKPVYSVSYQDKSFLETSELGLKTSLGDISKDLTYLSHETAKYDEQYTMHNSKVSDVHYVANGMTVRFAAQHDLALDVEYRVSNRDVAFRYRLSGPEDFTRVKVLSEATTFNLPDDATTFITPQALPETGWMQTKPSYEEPYTFDEPVGTPSANGVGYTFPALFKNADKGWILISETGVDSRYVGAKLAEGSKQGVYPLAFPQEGENAGIGGTYAAMAMPAQTPWRTITLGDTLAPVVETTASFDLVKPYYEPSMPYQMGRATWSWIVWQDDSINYDDQIAFIDLAASLQFEYVLIDNWWDQRIGRDRMESLVKYAAKKNVGVLLWYNSNGWWNDAPQTPQNRMNTAPARREEMQWLQSIGVKGLKVDFFGGDKQETIKLYEDIITDANDYGLTITVHGSTLPRGWERMYPNFVTSEAVLASENLVFHQTSLDQHAYNATILPFTRNPVAAMDFAPVFFNKRLSRDQKAGTKRSTTDAFELATGVLYFSPVQHFGVTPNNLEEQPDFVIDALKSMPTVWDETKFVSGEPGKHAVLARRHKDKWYVAAVNGEPEAKTLEVSLPMLKGKPVQVIYDKPDNRAGLSKTEIPASGKINLELNAEGGALIIYQH; encoded by the coding sequence ATGAACAAACATTACGCAGGGATATTACTCGCATGTTTTTCGGTAAATGCGCTGGCTGCGCTGCCCGTCACGTTGAAAAGTCCCGATGGCCGGATATCGGTGACGGTAGACAGTAAAGATAACAAGCCTGTTTATTCCGTTTCATATCAGGATAAGTCCTTTCTTGAAACATCAGAACTGGGACTGAAAACCTCACTGGGAGATATCTCAAAGGATCTGACTTATCTTAGTCATGAAACCGCGAAGTACGATGAGCAATACACGATGCATAATTCAAAAGTAAGTGATGTGCATTATGTGGCAAATGGTATGACGGTGCGGTTTGCTGCTCAACATGATCTCGCGCTGGATGTGGAATACCGTGTTTCAAATCGCGATGTGGCATTCAGGTATCGTTTATCCGGGCCGGAAGATTTCACACGGGTGAAAGTGTTAAGCGAAGCCACTACGTTCAATTTGCCTGATGATGCCACCACGTTTATTACGCCGCAGGCATTGCCGGAAACTGGCTGGATGCAAACCAAGCCAAGTTATGAAGAACCATATACCTTCGATGAACCTGTTGGCACACCCTCTGCCAACGGCGTGGGGTACACCTTTCCTGCTTTGTTTAAAAACGCAGATAAAGGTTGGATATTGATATCAGAAACTGGCGTTGATAGCCGGTATGTAGGTGCCAAATTGGCTGAAGGTAGCAAGCAGGGTGTGTATCCCCTTGCCTTTCCTCAGGAGGGTGAAAACGCTGGTATCGGCGGGACTTATGCCGCGATGGCAATGCCGGCCCAAACGCCCTGGCGAACAATTACTCTGGGTGACACCCTTGCCCCTGTTGTCGAGACAACCGCGTCTTTTGATTTAGTGAAGCCTTACTACGAACCGTCGATGCCTTATCAGATGGGCAGAGCGACGTGGAGCTGGATAGTCTGGCAGGACGACAGCATCAACTATGACGACCAGATAGCGTTCATCGACCTTGCCGCGTCACTTCAGTTTGAATACGTACTCATTGATAACTGGTGGGATCAGCGTATCGGACGGGACCGTATGGAAAGTCTGGTGAAGTATGCAGCAAAAAAAAACGTGGGTGTTCTGCTGTGGTACAACTCCAATGGCTGGTGGAATGATGCACCCCAAACACCGCAAAACAGAATGAATACAGCGCCTGCCCGCAGAGAGGAAATGCAATGGCTGCAATCCATCGGCGTAAAAGGGTTGAAGGTTGATTTCTTTGGTGGTGACAAGCAGGAAACCATCAAGCTGTACGAGGATATCATTACTGATGCGAATGATTACGGGCTGACCATTACGGTGCATGGCAGTACGTTGCCCCGTGGTTGGGAGCGGATGTATCCGAATTTCGTGACATCGGAAGCGGTACTGGCATCGGAAAACCTGGTGTTTCATCAAACCTCGCTGGATCAACATGCCTACAATGCCACCATTTTGCCGTTTACCCGAAATCCGGTCGCGGCGATGGATTTTGCACCTGTGTTCTTTAATAAGCGTCTCTCCAGAGATCAAAAAGCCGGCACGAAACGTTCAACCACCGATGCTTTTGAACTGGCAACGGGTGTGCTGTATTTCTCTCCGGTTCAGCATTTCGGGGTCACGCCCAATAACCTTGAGGAACAACCTGACTTTGTCATTGATGCGTTAAAAAGCATGCCTACAGTGTGGGATGAGACAAAGTTTGTCTCCGGTGAACCCGGTAAGCATGCAGTCCTGGCCAGACGCCATAAAGATAAATGGTATGTCGCTGCTGTAAATGGAGAACCGGAAGCGAAAACGCTGGAAGTTTCACTACCGATGCTTAAAGGAAAGCCGGTGCAGGTTATTTACGATAAACCTGACAACCGTGCAGGGCTGAGTAAAACAGAGATCCCCGCCTCCGGAAAAATCAACCTGGAGTTGAATGCAGAAGGCGGTGCGCTAATCATTTATCAGCACTGA
- a CDS encoding DMT family transporter: MSARDTFALVILGAIWGGSFIFMRVAAPEFGVFALVEVRTVMATLIMLPFLLAAGGWRDIRAHGWKIAFIGLTNTAIPFVLFNYSSLYLEAGINAILNATAPMFGALVALLWLGDKLRLSSLAGLLTGFTGVVVLSAHKTGSGDVSIVPILAACSATACYGVAACAMKKWLSGVRPLVVATGSQIWASLFLLPFSLATLPEAMPSAIAWVNALALAAGGTGIAYLLYFHLIASAGPAKAISVGYLVPLFGIIWGILFLNETLSLQTMTGGVLILFGVALTTGVLARLRKAG, from the coding sequence ATGTCAGCCAGAGATACGTTCGCCCTGGTAATACTGGGGGCGATTTGGGGTGGTTCATTTATCTTTATGCGGGTGGCTGCACCTGAGTTTGGTGTATTTGCACTGGTGGAAGTCAGAACCGTAATGGCCACGCTGATCATGTTACCGTTTTTGCTGGCCGCAGGAGGATGGCGGGATATCCGGGCTCACGGCTGGAAAATTGCTTTTATCGGTTTAACCAATACGGCAATACCCTTCGTGCTGTTCAACTATAGCAGCCTGTATCTGGAAGCCGGAATTAATGCCATTTTGAATGCCACTGCGCCTATGTTCGGTGCTCTGGTGGCACTGTTGTGGCTGGGAGATAAATTGCGCCTGTCTTCTCTGGCCGGACTGCTCACCGGATTTACCGGCGTGGTGGTATTAAGCGCACATAAAACCGGCAGCGGTGACGTAAGTATTGTGCCAATTCTGGCTGCCTGTTCCGCTACTGCCTGCTACGGTGTGGCAGCCTGCGCCATGAAAAAATGGTTAAGCGGTGTGCGGCCTCTGGTCGTTGCCACCGGCAGTCAGATATGGGCATCCCTCTTCCTGCTACCGTTTTCCCTGGCAACTCTGCCCGAAGCCATGCCATCTGCCATTGCCTGGGTGAATGCGCTGGCACTGGCAGCAGGCGGTACCGGCATTGCGTACCTCCTGTATTTCCATCTCATCGCCAGTGCCGGTCCGGCCAAAGCCATATCTGTCGGCTATCTGGTCCCCTTATTCGGCATCATCTGGGGGATATTATTCCTCAACGAAACCCTGTCCCTGCAAACCATGACAGGTGGTGTGCTCATCCTCTTTGGGGTGGCGTTGACTACCGGCGTTTTGGCGCGATTAAGGAAAGCCGGGTGA
- a CDS encoding methylated-DNA--[protein]-cysteine S-methyltransferase — translation MYNETRMYIESIHSPCGVVEVIASEKGITAIRFTESDDIAETPSAMTSQACAQLQEYFAGKRTTFDLPLAAAGTTFQQQVWQALVNIPYGKTCSYGDIARAIGNPKGVRAVGLANGKNPLAIVVPCHRVIGANGKLTGYAGGLNRKQQLLALEGAL, via the coding sequence ATGTATAATGAAACCCGGATGTATATTGAATCAATACACAGCCCTTGCGGAGTGGTAGAGGTTATAGCCAGCGAAAAGGGGATAACCGCTATCCGCTTCACAGAGTCTGACGACATCGCAGAAACACCGTCTGCAATGACATCGCAGGCTTGTGCCCAGTTACAGGAATACTTTGCCGGTAAACGGACAACCTTTGATTTACCCCTTGCCGCAGCCGGTACCACCTTTCAGCAACAGGTCTGGCAGGCATTAGTCAACATTCCCTATGGCAAAACCTGCAGCTACGGTGATATTGCCAGAGCAATCGGAAATCCCAAAGGTGTGAGAGCTGTGGGGCTGGCCAATGGCAAAAACCCGCTGGCCATCGTTGTGCCCTGCCATCGTGTGATAGGTGCTAACGGTAAACTTACCGGCTATGCCGGCGGACTGAACAGAAAACAACAACTATTAGCTTTAGAAGGAGCGCTGTAA
- a CDS encoding Ada metal-binding domain-containing protein — translation MTVTPIQPEDTERFRQARLSRDSRFDGQFFVAVKSTGIFCRPVCPARLPKEENVDYYYHAAQAMHAGFRPCLRCRPDSAPLSGAWNGVNTTVKRAETLLSAIPPQPVTTIAERLGISERYLRKLISSRLGMPPAQWQKYQQLLFAKRLLQQSDMSVESVAAAAGFGSARRLQAAMKQTWSMSPGQIRGSKASGRDVTPVIKVMLYYRPPYNWEHVQHFLSGRAIAGTESVTDNTYRRVFSGPDGKGTVVAEHQPQHSAFAVTLVTDFLQGARAVLDNLSRVLDLHADPHLINQALTAAGIPPGDIVQGLRLPGVWSEFEAGCRAVLGQQVSVKAAVNNVALVVNELGETAGEGRAFPLPQAVASSELTFLRMPGARKQALRNLAGFYAQEDRLTDAQGDKESTLLALKGIGPWTIDYLMMRGVSDPDRYLSGDLIVRKVADKLNPEPQKAAPWRSYLTLQLWHMADQLKQEKPDV, via the coding sequence TTGACCGTTACACCGATACAACCCGAAGATACTGAACGTTTCCGTCAGGCCCGCCTGTCACGGGACAGCCGCTTTGACGGCCAGTTTTTCGTTGCGGTGAAATCCACCGGTATTTTCTGCCGCCCGGTATGTCCCGCGCGGCTGCCTAAAGAAGAAAATGTGGATTACTATTATCACGCCGCACAGGCAATGCACGCCGGATTCCGCCCCTGTTTACGTTGCCGCCCCGACAGTGCGCCGTTATCGGGTGCATGGAATGGTGTGAATACTACCGTAAAACGTGCAGAAACCCTGCTGAGTGCCATTCCCCCGCAACCGGTAACGACAATTGCTGAACGGCTGGGTATTTCAGAACGTTACCTTCGCAAACTTATCAGTTCACGGCTTGGCATGCCGCCGGCACAGTGGCAGAAATATCAGCAACTCCTGTTCGCTAAACGGCTGTTACAGCAGTCTGATATGTCTGTGGAGTCTGTTGCCGCTGCCGCCGGTTTTGGTTCTGCCAGACGCTTGCAGGCTGCTATGAAACAAACCTGGTCTATGTCACCCGGCCAGATACGGGGAAGCAAAGCGTCAGGCCGGGATGTCACGCCGGTAATAAAGGTTATGTTGTATTATCGTCCGCCTTACAACTGGGAGCATGTTCAGCATTTTCTTTCCGGCCGTGCCATAGCCGGTACGGAATCGGTGACTGATAATACTTACCGGCGTGTATTCAGCGGCCCTGATGGCAAAGGAACCGTGGTGGCAGAGCATCAGCCGCAGCACTCTGCCTTTGCTGTTACGCTGGTCACTGATTTTCTGCAGGGAGCCAGAGCCGTTCTGGATAACCTTAGTCGTGTGCTGGATTTACATGCCGATCCTCACCTGATTAATCAGGCGCTGACAGCGGCCGGGATCCCGCCAGGCGACATTGTTCAGGGGTTACGGCTGCCCGGCGTGTGGAGTGAGTTCGAAGCCGGTTGCCGTGCAGTTCTGGGGCAGCAGGTATCGGTTAAGGCGGCAGTCAACAACGTGGCACTAGTGGTGAATGAGCTCGGAGAGACTGCCGGAGAAGGCAGAGCTTTTCCTTTACCGCAAGCGGTAGCCAGTAGCGAGCTTACTTTTTTGCGGATGCCCGGTGCCCGAAAGCAGGCGCTGCGTAATCTGGCCGGCTTTTATGCTCAGGAGGACCGCTTAACCGACGCTCAGGGTGACAAGGAAAGTACCTTACTGGCATTGAAAGGGATTGGTCCCTGGACCATTGACTATTTGATGATGCGGGGCGTGAGTGATCCCGACCGCTATCTGAGTGGTGATCTGATTGTCCGTAAGGTGGCAGACAAGCTCAATCCCGAACCGCAAAAAGCAGCGCCCTGGCGCAGTTACCTGACGTTACAACTTTGGCACATGGCCGATCAGCTAAAACAGGAAAAACCGGATGTATAA
- a CDS encoding group I truncated hemoglobin, with the protein MVKLLTGICTLLLLNGCASHSQTLYSELGGKQKVEEIVNNFVTEIEYDPVILPYFEGSDIDRFRAKLEEQICMVSGGGCSYTGDTMEQVHAGMNITETHFNHTVDLLINAMDKSGVPHPLQNRLLAELAKMRGQMLYR; encoded by the coding sequence ATGGTGAAGTTGCTAACCGGTATTTGTACCCTGCTGCTTTTGAACGGGTGCGCCAGTCACAGTCAGACACTGTATTCAGAGCTTGGGGGGAAACAGAAAGTTGAGGAGATTGTAAATAACTTCGTGACTGAGATTGAATATGACCCCGTTATTCTTCCTTATTTTGAAGGCAGTGATATTGACCGCTTCCGCGCCAAACTGGAGGAGCAGATTTGTATGGTCAGCGGCGGTGGTTGCAGTTACACCGGTGACACCATGGAGCAGGTTCATGCCGGTATGAACATTACCGAAACCCATTTCAATCACACCGTTGATTTGCTGATTAACGCCATGGACAAATCCGGCGTCCCTCACCCCCTGCAAAACCGTCTGCTGGCTGAACTGGCAAAGATGCGGGGTCAGATGCTGTACCGCTGA
- a CDS encoding DUF3034 family protein encodes MTLLQRVCVLLLSVSLPALAGSGKLTGTAGLNQVEGSGGGGIVPWATLSGYDTDSEVSVNAFLTRVNLDDYRLQVAGASVSLYDRVELSVARQTFDLTTIGGDISQNIYGAKVRLWGDVVYSDLPQISAGVQFKELQDDDIAYALGSADNSGTDFYVSATKVHLGAVAGYNLVWNLTARMTNANQMGLLGFGHTADDDYEVMMEGSVGVLLNRHVAVGAEYRQKPDNLGLGEEDWWDVFVTYIPSKSFNVTLAWAELGSIAGAPDQNGIYLSLGGQLW; translated from the coding sequence ATGACATTGCTGCAACGGGTTTGTGTTTTGTTATTGAGTGTGTCACTGCCGGCGCTGGCCGGTTCCGGCAAGCTTACCGGTACTGCCGGTCTGAATCAGGTTGAGGGCAGTGGCGGGGGCGGTATTGTGCCCTGGGCCACCTTGTCCGGCTACGACACCGACAGCGAAGTGTCAGTCAATGCCTTTCTCACCCGCGTGAATCTGGACGATTACCGGTTACAGGTTGCCGGCGCCAGTGTGTCACTGTATGACCGCGTTGAGTTATCTGTTGCCAGACAAACCTTCGACCTGACCACCATCGGCGGAGATATTTCGCAGAACATCTACGGCGCAAAAGTCAGGCTGTGGGGTGATGTGGTGTATTCTGATTTACCGCAAATCAGTGCCGGTGTGCAGTTCAAAGAATTGCAGGATGATGATATTGCCTACGCCCTCGGCAGTGCCGACAACAGTGGTACCGACTTTTATGTGTCGGCTACTAAAGTGCACCTTGGCGCTGTGGCGGGTTACAACCTGGTGTGGAATCTCACCGCCAGAATGACAAATGCGAACCAGATGGGGTTGCTGGGCTTCGGTCACACAGCGGATGACGACTATGAAGTGATGATGGAAGGTTCGGTAGGGGTGCTGCTTAACCGCCATGTTGCCGTGGGAGCCGAATACCGGCAGAAACCGGATAACCTGGGATTGGGAGAAGAAGACTGGTGGGACGTATTCGTTACCTATATTCCTTCTAAATCTTTCAATGTCACCCTGGCGTGGGCAGAACTTGGCAGTATCGCCGGCGCACCGGATCAGAATGGCATTTACTTATCTCTCGGAGGCCAGTTATGGTGA